CGCGTCCCGAGCTCCCTGGCTCACCGCATCAGTGAACGCACCCGCGGTATGCCACAACAACGCAGCCGTGTAACCACCCGCCTTCACCTCAGCGATCTCATCCGCCGAAAGCGCAATCTCACCCGACGGCGTAGCCGACTCACCCCCCGGCCCCCGAGTCACAGGCGCCACCGGCGCAGCAGGCGCCGCGGTGGTGCCGGGGGTCTGGGTGGTGGTCGCTGCCCTGGTGGTCGTCGTCTCCTCGGCTACGTCATCACCGCCGCAGGCCGCAGCCAGCAGGCCGAGCACCGCCATCGTGGCAATGAACATCCGCCGCCTCGATGTCCTTGTTCTTGTCTTCATTGTTCCTCCTCCGGCCGACCTCTCCCTGGCGCCTCCACTCCGCACCACGACGCCACGAAGTGCGCGAGGGTGCGGGTAGCGGAGATCAACTCCTGGATCGGGAGCCGTTCGAATGGGGTGTGACAGGTAGCTATGTCTCCGGGAGCGAAGTACACGCCGGGGATCCCGGCCGCCCGGAGCAGTGGCTTCTCGGACCAGTAGGGGGCGCCCTCGATCCGGGCGCGTCCTCCGGTCGTGTGTTCGATCGAGTCCATCAACGAGCGGACGCCCGGATGATCCGCCGGGACCTCGTCGGGTGTTCCGCCCACCGGGTGATCGCGGGAGGCGGAGAAGACCACCTCGGCCGATACGCCGTGGCGGTCCGCCACCTGCGCGGCTATGTCCCGCAATGCGTCGGCCTGGCGGTCGAGGTCGTCACCGGGAAGTAGTTTCTGGATGAGCGACAGCCGGAAATCCCCCGGAACAGCGATGTTGCCCCCGGATTCGACGTGGGTGACCAGCAGGAAGCGCTCACCGAGCAGGTCATGGGCCTCCCCGACCCGCAGGGTCTCGTCCCGGTCCCATAGCTCGCTCAGCAGCGCGTGGCCGGCCCGCAGCGCATCCACTCCGAGTTCGGGGGATCCGAAGTAGGCCGAGCGGCCGGTCAGGGTCACGTCGGCGATCAGGAAACCCATCTGTGCGGTGTAGATCGCCCCCGTGGTCGGCTCGGTGTAGATGGCGAAGTCAGGTGCCTCACCGGGACCGTCGAAGAGGTGCGACACGGCTGCCCGCATTCCCACGGAGAGCCCGGTGCCGGGCTGACCGGATTCCTCATCACACACAAGCAGTCCGGTGAGGCTGCCGGACAGGCGGTATCCGGCCCGGTTTACTGCTCTAACCGCCTCGATGATCGAGCAGACTCCCGCCTTCTGGTCGGTGACGCCTCGGGCCCATATCTCGCCGTCGACAATGCGTCCGGTGAACGGGTCGGAACGGTCGGTCCCGCCCCACTCCCGCACCCAGTCGTCCGCGTGCACCGTGTCGAGATGCCCGGCCAGTACCAGGGAACGTCCTCGTGCCCGGCCGGTCTCCGCGTAGACGTTGGGCCGTCCCGGTTCTGCCTCTACAAGACGCACCCGGTCCCAGGACCCCTCCTCCATCCGGCTCCCGACCCATTCGGCGAAGGCCTGCTCGTGCGGAGTGACGCTGGGGATCCCTACGGCCTCCAGAACCAGTCCGACCAGTTCCTCCTCGTTGACCGCGGCTGCGATCTCGTCGGCCGATGACCTCAGGTTCGCCTTCATCGGCCCAACCGGCCCCGTACGAACGTGGTCCTCACCGAGGCCCGAGCGGTTGAGATCGCTCCCATGAAGGCAGCCCGGCTCCCCAGTGCCGAAGCGACCAGTTCGGGCGTCTCGTCCAGGTAACCGCCCAGTCTGGAGCGCACGGCATCGACGAATATGGGATTGGATCCCACCCCTCCCCCGAAGACGATCCGGGCCGGATCGCTGAACCAGCAAAGCCAGGCCACCGCCGATGCCATCGCCTCGGCGGCGATGCCGAGGGCCTCGGACGCGGCTTCGTCATCCGATGACGCCGCGAGGAGGATCTCCGAGACCTCGGCATCGCGCTCGAGGCGGGAGGTAAGGCCGGTGTCTATTGCATGGCGGAACCGCCTACGGATAGCCGGAGCGGAGGCCAGATCCTCCAGCGTCAGGCGTCCCGCCCGGTTGTCGGTCACGCCCGAGATGTCGATCGACCCGAGCTCTCCGGCGGCGCCGTGTCCTCCCCGGTACAGCCTCCCGTCCATCACCAGACCGGCGCCTATTCCGGTGCCGACCGAGATGGCGACGAAGTCGAGCCCACCACGGTCGTCCATCGCCTCAGCCTCAGCCACCGCCGCCAGGTTCACGTCGTTCTCGATCGTTACCGGCACGCCGAGCCGCTCGGAGAGTTCCGCACGGATCGGGAGATCGGAGAATCCTGCGAGGTTGGGGGACATCTCCACCCTGTCCGGCCGCGGCCGGTACACGCCGGGCACGCCTACACACCCGGACTCCAGGAGGTGGCCCTTGCCGAGGCTCGCGAGCAGCCGGGTCGTAGACCCCACGACCGTGTCCACCGCTGCCCGGGCATTGGAGGCGGTCTCGATACGGTCCTCCGCCAGTACCCGCCCGAGGAGGTCGGCGACACCCACGATCACCTTGGTGGCCCCCATGTCCACTCCCACCACCACCGCGGCGTCCGGAACCAGCGCGTAGGGCGCGGCCGGGCGCCCGATCC
This bacterium DNA region includes the following protein-coding sequences:
- a CDS encoding ROK family transcriptional regulator, giving the protein MIDGSGSWALRLRNGQAVFDEFMEAAPFPISRATLARRTGLSKPTVSALVSDLEDAGVVSLIPPEASQGRIGRPAAPYALVPDAAVVVGVDMGATKVIVGVADLLGRVLAEDRIETASNARAAVDTVVGSTTRLLASLGKGHLLESGCVGVPGVYRPRPDRVEMSPNLAGFSDLPIRAELSERLGVPVTIENDVNLAAVAEAEAMDDRGGLDFVAISVGTGIGAGLVMDGRLYRGGHGAAGELGSIDISGVTDNRAGRLTLEDLASAPAIRRRFRHAIDTGLTSRLERDAEVSEILLAASSDDEAASEALGIAAEAMASAVAWLCWFSDPARIVFGGGVGSNPIFVDAVRSRLGGYLDETPELVASALGSRAAFMGAISTARASVRTTFVRGRLGR
- a CDS encoding M20 family metallopeptidase, encoding MKANLRSSADEIAAAVNEEELVGLVLEAVGIPSVTPHEQAFAEWVGSRMEEGSWDRVRLVEAEPGRPNVYAETGRARGRSLVLAGHLDTVHADDWVREWGGTDRSDPFTGRIVDGEIWARGVTDQKAGVCSIIEAVRAVNRAGYRLSGSLTGLLVCDEESGQPGTGLSVGMRAAVSHLFDGPGEAPDFAIYTEPTTGAIYTAQMGFLIADVTLTGRSAYFGSPELGVDALRAGHALLSELWDRDETLRVGEAHDLLGERFLLVTHVESGGNIAVPGDFRLSLIQKLLPGDDLDRQADALRDIAAQVADRHGVSAEVVFSASRDHPVGGTPDEVPADHPGVRSLMDSIEHTTGGRARIEGAPYWSEKPLLRAAGIPGVYFAPGDIATCHTPFERLPIQELISATRTLAHFVASWCGVEAPGRGRPEEEQ